GTTCATCGGGCCGTCGGGCTGTGGCAAGACCACCGTGCTGCGCTGCTTCAACCGCATGAACGACCTCGTCGAGTCGGCCAGGGTCGAGGGCTCGGTGCGCTACCACGGCGTGGACCTGTACGACCCGAGGGTCGAGGCCGTCGAGGTCAGGCGGCGCATCGGGATGGTGTTCCAGAAGCCCAACCCGTTCCCGAAGTCGATCTACGACAACGTCGCCTACGGGCCGCGGGTGGCGGGCGTGAAGCGGGGCCTCGACGACGTGGTCGAGCGGTCGCTGCGGCGGGCCGCCCTGTGGGACGAGGTGAAGGACCGGCTGCGGTCCTCGGCCATGGGCCTGTCCGGCGGGCAGCAGCAGCGGCTGTGCATCGCGCGGGCCATCGCCGTCGACCCCGAGGTGCTGCTGATGGACGAGCCGTGCTCGGCGCTCGACCCGATCGCCACCGCCCACATCGAGGACCTCATGCAGGAGATGAAGGCCGACTTCACGATCGTGATCGTCACCCACAACATGCAGCAGGCGGCGAGGGTCAGCGACCGCACCGCGTTCTTCACCACCGAGGTCGACGGGCGGTCCGACGCCCGCACGGGCGTGCTGGTCGAGATGGACGCCACCGAGCGGATCTTCTCGACGCCGGCCGACCGCCGCACCGAGAACTACGTCACCGGCCGGGTCGGGTAGCGCGGGTGGGCGACGGGCGCGAGGCTGAGGCCTCCGGAGGTGCGGAGATGCCCGACATCCGACGAACGTTCCACCACCAGCTCGACGAGGTGGCCCGCGACATCGTGCGCCTGGCCGCCATGACCACCGAGGCCATCCCGCGCGGTACCGACGTGCTGCTGGCCGGCGACCTGAGGGCGGCCGACGAGCTGATCGTCGGCGACGACGCGCTCGACGCGCTGAGCCTCGACATCGAGGAGCGCTGCTACCAGCTCCTCGCCCTCCAGCAGCCGATGGCGAGGGACCTGCGGGCCATCGTCACCGCCATCCGCCTCGTGTCGGAGATCGAGCGGTCGGCCGACCTCGTCGTCAACATCGCCAAGGGCGCGAGGCGCATGTACGGGGCGGAGCTGTCGCCGGTCATCCGTGGGTACGTGGAGCGGATGGCCGAGCAGGCCCAGCGCCTGTTCCGCCACGCCCTCGACGCCTACGCCGAGGGCGACGACAGCCTCGCCGCCGCGCTCGACGACATGGACGACGACCTCGACCAGGTGCACGCCGACTTCATCCAGGCCATCTTCCGGTGCCACGCCGAGGGCGCCGTCGACCTGCCCTGCGCCGTGCAGCTGGCCCTGATCGGCCGCTACTACGAGCGGATCGGCGACCATGCGGTCAACATCGGCGAGCGGGTGCGGTACATGGTGACGGGGTGGCTGCCCGAGCACGCGGGGGCGGCCAGGGAAGCGGTCCGGGTCGAGGAGGCCGGCTGACGGTGCGCATCGTGGTGACGAACGACGACGGGGTCGACGCCCCGGGGCTGCACGCCCTGGCGAGGGCGCTGGTCGACGACGGGCACGACGTGTTCGTCGCCGCCCCGGCCGAGGACATGAGCGGCGCCGGCGCGGCGATCGGCCGCCTGGGCTACGAGGACCAGCTCGAGGTGCGGCGGGTCACCCTGCCCGGCCTCGACGGCGTGCCGGCCTGGGCCGTGGCCGGGCCGCCGGCGCTGGCCGTGATGGCCGCCCGCATGGGGGGCTTCGGCGAGGTGCCCGACCTCGTCGCCTCCGGCATCAACCCGGGAGGGAACACCGGCCGGTCGGTGCTGCACTCTGGCACGGTGGGCGCCGCCCTCACCGGCGCCAACTTCGGGTGCTCGGCCATCGCCGTGAGCATGGCCGGCGGCCCGCCGTGGCCGTTCGAGACGGCCGCCGAGCTGGCCGCCGCGGCCGTCGGCTGGCTGGCCGGCGCGCCCCGGCGCACGGTCCTCAACCTCAACGTCCCGAACCTGCCCATCGACGAGGTGAAGGGCGTGCGGTGGGCCCGCCTCGCCACGTTCGGCACGGTGCGGTCGGCCATGGTCGAGGCCGGCGACGGGCGCCTCCAGATGGAGCTGCGCGACACCGGCGAGCCCCTCCCGGCCGACACCGACACCGCGCTGGTGAAGGCCGGCTGGGCCGCGGTCACCTCGATCACCGGCATCCGGGCCGCCGAGCCGGTGCCGGTCGCCGAGGTCCTGGAGGCCCACCTGTCGAGGAGGACGGCCTAGGTGGCCGCGGTGCTCGCCGACCTCGTCGTCGCCGACGCCGACCTGCCCTGGCTGGCCGGCGGGATCGGCGCCGCCCTCCTGCTGCTCGCCCTGCTCGTGTGGCGGCGGCGCCGGGCGCTGGTCCGCCGGGTGTCGACGGCGGCCACCCGGCTGGAGGACGCCCCGCCGGCCAGCGAGCCGAGGGGCCTCGAGAAGACGCTCGGCCGCCTCGAGCGGGCCGTCGAGCAGGCCGTCATGCGCGGCGGCGAGGCGTCGACGGCCGAGGGCCGCATGGCCCAGGCCCTCGCCACGATCCCCCAGGGCGTGCTCGTGTGGGACGAGAACGGCGAGCTCGTGTACCGCAACGAGCGGGCCGGCGCCTACGTCGCCGCCCGCCATGCGGACGCGCTGGTCGAGCAGGCCCTCGACGAGCTGCGGGCCGCCGCCCTCGACGGCCGGGGCGGCACCCGCACCCTGGAGCTGTTCGGCCCGCCCCGGCGCACGCTGGTGCTGACGAGCGTCCCCCTCGACAACGGGCACCGCACGACCGGCGCCCTCGCCGTCGTCGACGACGTGTCAGACCGGCGCCGGCTGGAGGCCATCCGGCGGGACTTCGTCGCCAACATCAGCCACGAGCTGAAGACCCCCGTCGGCGCGCTCGCCCTGCTGGCCGAGACCCTGCTGTCCGAGGAGGACCAGGACGTCGGCCGGCGCCTCGCCGCCCGCATGCACGGCGAGGCGCTGCGGGTCGGGCGGACCATCGACGACCTGCTCGAGCTCAGCCGCATCGAGGCCGAGGAGACGCCGGCCAGGGAGCCGGTGCCCGTCCACCTCGTCGTGGCCGAGGCCGTCGAGCGCATCCGGCCGGCCGCCGAGCAGCGCGACATCGACCTGCGGGTCGACGAGCCGCCCCGCCACCTCAGCATCCTCGGCCACCGCCGCCAGGTCGTCTCGGCGCTCTACAACCTCCTCGAGAACGCCGTGAAGTACTCCGACGACGGCAGCCCGGTCGACGTGTCGGCGGCGACCGACGGCACCTGGGTCGAGATCCGGGTGGCCGACGCCGGGGTCGGCATCCCCACCCGCGACCTCGACCGGGTCTTCGAGCGCTTCTACCGGGTCGACCGGGCACGGCGCCGGGAGACCGGCGGCACCGGCCTCGGCCTCGCCATCGTCCGCCACGTCGCCACCAACCACGGCGGCGA
The nucleotide sequence above comes from Acidimicrobiales bacterium. Encoded proteins:
- the pstB gene encoding phosphate ABC transporter ATP-binding protein PstB; protein product: MTDAMVGQAPAPAPAPAAGGPATVFDVRGLTVRYGAFTAVRDVTLAVRGNEITAFIGPSGCGKTTVLRCFNRMNDLVESARVEGSVRYHGVDLYDPRVEAVEVRRRIGMVFQKPNPFPKSIYDNVAYGPRVAGVKRGLDDVVERSLRRAALWDEVKDRLRSSAMGLSGGQQQRLCIARAIAVDPEVLLMDEPCSALDPIATAHIEDLMQEMKADFTIVIVTHNMQQAARVSDRTAFFTTEVDGRSDARTGVLVEMDATERIFSTPADRRTENYVTGRVG
- the phoU gene encoding phosphate signaling complex protein PhoU, which encodes MPDIRRTFHHQLDEVARDIVRLAAMTTEAIPRGTDVLLAGDLRAADELIVGDDALDALSLDIEERCYQLLALQQPMARDLRAIVTAIRLVSEIERSADLVVNIAKGARRMYGAELSPVIRGYVERMAEQAQRLFRHALDAYAEGDDSLAAALDDMDDDLDQVHADFIQAIFRCHAEGAVDLPCAVQLALIGRYYERIGDHAVNIGERVRYMVTGWLPEHAGAAREAVRVEEAG
- a CDS encoding 5'/3'-nucleotidase SurE: MVTNDDGVDAPGLHALARALVDDGHDVFVAAPAEDMSGAGAAIGRLGYEDQLEVRRVTLPGLDGVPAWAVAGPPALAVMAARMGGFGEVPDLVASGINPGGNTGRSVLHSGTVGAALTGANFGCSAIAVSMAGGPPWPFETAAELAAAAVGWLAGAPRRTVLNLNVPNLPIDEVKGVRWARLATFGTVRSAMVEAGDGRLQMELRDTGEPLPADTDTALVKAGWAAVTSITGIRAAEPVPVAEVLEAHLSRRTA
- a CDS encoding ATP-binding protein codes for the protein MAAVLADLVVADADLPWLAGGIGAALLLLALLVWRRRRALVRRVSTAATRLEDAPPASEPRGLEKTLGRLERAVEQAVMRGGEASTAEGRMAQALATIPQGVLVWDENGELVYRNERAGAYVAARHADALVEQALDELRAAALDGRGGTRTLELFGPPRRTLVLTSVPLDNGHRTTGALAVVDDVSDRRRLEAIRRDFVANISHELKTPVGALALLAETLLSEEDQDVGRRLAARMHGEALRVGRTIDDLLELSRIEAEETPAREPVPVHLVVAEAVERIRPAAEQRDIDLRVDEPPRHLSILGHRRQVVSALYNLLENAVKYSDDGSPVDVSAATDGTWVEIRVADAGVGIPTRDLDRVFERFYRVDRARRRETGGTGLGLAIVRHVATNHGGEVAVVSHEGEGSTFTLRLPAGPGAAAAPEAEAG